One Chordicoccus furentiruminis DNA window includes the following coding sequences:
- the gltB gene encoding glutamate synthase large subunit, whose translation MNTTAQGLYDARAEHDACGIGTVVNIDGRADYRTLDDALSIVEKLEHRAGKDATGKVGDGVGILTQIPHDFFVHAAASCGITLGGPREYGVGMFFLPTDKLKRTFSMRMFEVIAKKNGLPFLGWRKVPVHPEILGEMARNCMPEIMQCFVGMPDHCEKGIAFDRRLYVCRREFEQSSEDTYICSFSSRTIVYKGMFLVKQLRAFYEDLQSHEYKTAIAMVHSRFSTNTTPSWERAHPYRMIAHNGEINTIRGNIDRMRAREETMSSPILENDVDKVFPVIPKYASDSAMLDNTLEFFYLNGMDLPLAVMMLIPEPWKHNQFMSEERKDFYHYYATMMEPWDGPAAILFTDGDLVGATLDRNGLRPSRYYITDDNRLILASEVGVLDIDPKHVVKKSRLTPGRILLVDTKKKRIISDDECKDYYANRAPYGEWLDQNLMHLAGLPIPNKSVPKFTQDMRDRMYKVFGYTYEEVEDAILPMAMNGVEPTASMGHDVPLAVLSEKHQPLFDYFKQLFAQVTNPPIDSLREKVVTDTTVYIGSDGNLLEEKGENCRVLEVNNPILTGVDMLKIKALSEPGLRTKVIPILYYKHTSIEKALDALNISVDRAYANGYNIIVLSDRGVDENHVAIPSLLAVSSVEQHLVRTKKRTAVSLILESAEPRDVHQMACLLGFGARAINPYLAHECIAEMIGLGLIDKDEHTAIDDYNKALLNGIVKIAAKMGISTLQSYQSAKIFEAIGLSKEVTDRYFTGVVSRVGGIGLDEINEAVTYRHDHAFDPLGLGVDTTLDSIGFHKLRSGADKEDHLYNPQTIIALQQATQHGDYKRFKEYTSIIDNDRPHTLRGLMQFVPAGDPVPIEEVEPASEIVKRFKTGAMSFGSLSKEAHETIAIAMNTIGGKSNTGEGGEDPARYGTIKNSAIKQVASGRFGVTSAYLNSAKEIQIKMAQGAKPGEGGNLPGKKVYPWVAKTRYSTPGVSLISPPPHHDIYSIEDLAQLIYDLKNANRKAAINVKLVSEAGVGTIACGVAKAGAQVILISGYDGGTGAAPASSIHNAGLPWELGIAEAHQALIENGLRGRVRLETDGKLMSGRDVVIAALLGAEEYAFATAPLVCMGCMMMRVCSKDTCPVGITTQNAELRRRFRGKPEYVINFMMFIAEEMREIMARLGFRTVDEMIGRSDCLKVKDHQITKRAEMVNLSSILAPQYVHAPVRHFEPSQVYDFHLEKTVDESVLLPAFRDAFASGTPKEVSIKISSTNRTVGTILGSEITERFGESLQDDTYVVRCEGGGGQSFGAFIPKGLTLRLTGDANDGFGKGLSGGHLIVVPPASSPFEASENIIVGNVALYGATSGKAYVCGVAGERFCVRNSGATAVAEGCGDHGLEYMTGGRAVILGMTGKNFAAGMSGGIAYVFDSDHSLYRRLNKDMVTMNAVTEKYDIEELLSILRDYESETGSKRAAEILADFGTYLPFFKKIVPNDYQRMLTVISRFEEQGISHENAELEAFEELNR comes from the coding sequence ATGAATACAACGGCTCAAGGCCTTTACGATGCGAGAGCGGAGCACGACGCCTGCGGCATCGGTACGGTCGTCAACATCGACGGCCGTGCGGATTACCGGACGCTCGATGACGCGCTTTCCATCGTGGAGAAGCTGGAGCACCGTGCAGGTAAGGATGCGACCGGCAAGGTCGGCGACGGTGTCGGAATTCTGACGCAGATCCCGCATGATTTCTTTGTCCATGCGGCTGCGTCCTGCGGCATCACGCTCGGAGGACCCCGTGAATACGGTGTCGGCATGTTCTTCCTGCCGACGGACAAGCTGAAGAGGACATTCTCCATGAGGATGTTCGAGGTCATCGCGAAGAAGAACGGACTGCCTTTCCTCGGATGGAGAAAAGTGCCGGTCCATCCGGAAATCCTCGGAGAGATGGCACGGAACTGCATGCCGGAGATCATGCAGTGCTTCGTGGGGATGCCCGACCACTGCGAGAAGGGGATTGCATTTGACAGAAGACTTTATGTCTGCCGCCGTGAGTTCGAGCAGAGCTCTGAGGATACGTATATCTGTTCCTTCTCGTCGAGAACAATTGTCTACAAGGGTATGTTCCTCGTGAAGCAGCTGCGCGCGTTCTACGAGGACCTGCAGAGCCATGAATATAAGACGGCGATCGCAATGGTTCATTCCCGCTTCTCGACGAATACGACGCCGAGCTGGGAGCGGGCGCATCCGTACCGCATGATCGCGCACAACGGAGAGATCAACACGATCCGCGGCAACATCGACCGTATGCGTGCCCGTGAGGAGACGATGTCCTCACCGATCCTTGAGAATGATGTCGACAAGGTCTTCCCGGTGATCCCGAAGTACGCCTCGGACTCCGCGATGCTCGACAATACGCTTGAATTCTTCTATCTGAACGGCATGGATCTGCCGCTCGCGGTTATGATGCTGATTCCGGAGCCTTGGAAGCACAATCAGTTCATGAGCGAGGAGCGGAAGGACTTCTACCATTACTATGCGACGATGATGGAACCGTGGGACGGTCCTGCCGCGATCCTGTTCACCGACGGCGACCTGGTCGGGGCGACGCTTGACCGCAACGGACTCCGCCCGTCCCGCTACTACATCACGGATGACAACCGGCTGATCCTCGCATCCGAGGTCGGTGTGCTGGACATCGATCCGAAGCATGTCGTGAAGAAATCCCGCCTGACACCGGGCCGGATCCTTCTCGTGGACACGAAAAAGAAGCGGATCATCTCCGACGACGAGTGCAAGGATTATTATGCGAACCGCGCGCCGTACGGTGAGTGGCTCGACCAGAACCTGATGCATCTGGCAGGCCTTCCGATCCCGAACAAGAGCGTGCCGAAGTTCACGCAGGACATGCGCGACCGGATGTACAAGGTCTTCGGCTATACATATGAGGAAGTCGAGGACGCGATCCTTCCGATGGCGATGAACGGCGTCGAGCCGACCGCTTCGATGGGGCACGATGTGCCGCTGGCCGTGCTCTCCGAGAAGCATCAGCCGCTGTTTGACTACTTCAAGCAGCTCTTTGCGCAGGTGACGAACCCGCCGATCGACTCTCTCCGTGAGAAAGTCGTGACGGACACGACCGTCTACATCGGCTCCGACGGCAACTTGCTCGAGGAGAAGGGCGAGAACTGCCGTGTGCTCGAGGTCAACAACCCGATCCTGACCGGCGTCGACATGCTGAAGATCAAGGCTTTGAGTGAGCCGGGACTTCGCACTAAGGTGATCCCGATCCTCTATTACAAGCATACTTCGATTGAAAAGGCACTTGATGCGCTGAACATCTCGGTGGACCGCGCGTATGCGAACGGCTACAACATCATCGTGCTCAGCGACCGCGGCGTCGATGAGAACCACGTTGCGATCCCGTCACTTCTGGCGGTCTCTTCGGTTGAGCAGCATCTGGTCCGCACGAAGAAGAGAACGGCTGTCTCTCTGATTCTTGAGTCGGCGGAGCCGCGGGACGTCCATCAGATGGCCTGCCTGCTCGGTTTCGGCGCGCGTGCCATCAATCCGTACCTGGCCCACGAGTGCATCGCTGAGATGATCGGCCTCGGCCTCATCGACAAGGATGAGCACACCGCAATCGATGACTACAACAAGGCACTCTTAAACGGCATCGTGAAGATCGCGGCGAAGATGGGCATCAGTACGCTGCAGTCGTATCAGTCTGCGAAGATCTTCGAGGCGATCGGCCTTTCGAAGGAAGTCACGGACCGGTACTTCACGGGCGTGGTCAGCCGCGTCGGCGGCATCGGGCTCGATGAGATCAATGAGGCTGTGACGTACCGCCACGACCATGCATTTGACCCGCTGGGACTCGGAGTCGACACGACGCTCGACAGCATCGGGTTCCACAAGCTGAGAAGCGGCGCGGACAAGGAGGACCATCTCTACAATCCGCAGACGATCATCGCGCTCCAGCAGGCGACACAGCACGGCGACTACAAGCGCTTCAAGGAATATACGTCGATCATCGACAATGACCGGCCGCACACGTTACGCGGACTTATGCAGTTCGTGCCGGCAGGAGATCCGGTTCCGATCGAAGAGGTCGAGCCGGCTTCGGAAATCGTGAAACGTTTCAAGACCGGCGCGATGTCCTTCGGCTCGCTTTCAAAGGAAGCGCATGAGACGATTGCGATCGCGATGAATACGATCGGCGGCAAGTCCAACACCGGCGAGGGCGGCGAGGATCCGGCCCGTTACGGGACGATCAAAAACAGTGCGATCAAACAGGTCGCATCCGGCCGTTTCGGTGTGACGAGTGCATACCTCAACAGTGCGAAGGAGATTCAGATCAAGATGGCTCAGGGCGCGAAGCCCGGCGAGGGCGGTAATCTGCCCGGCAAGAAGGTCTATCCGTGGGTCGCGAAAACACGTTATTCCACACCGGGCGTCTCACTGATTTCGCCGCCGCCTCACCATGATATCTATTCCATCGAGGACCTGGCGCAGCTGATCTACGACCTGAAGAACGCGAACCGGAAGGCGGCGATCAACGTGAAGCTCGTCTCGGAGGCGGGCGTCGGCACGATTGCCTGCGGCGTCGCCAAGGCGGGCGCTCAGGTCATCCTGATCTCCGGCTATGACGGCGGAACAGGAGCGGCGCCGGCCAGCTCGATCCACAACGCGGGTCTTCCGTGGGAGCTCGGTATCGCGGAGGCTCATCAGGCCTTGATCGAGAACGGTCTGCGCGGACGGGTTCGTCTTGAGACGGACGGCAAGCTCATGAGCGGTCGTGATGTGGTGATTGCCGCGCTCCTCGGCGCGGAGGAATATGCATTTGCGACGGCGCCGCTTGTCTGCATGGGTTGCATGATGATGCGTGTCTGCAGCAAGGATACGTGTCCGGTTGGCATCACGACACAGAACGCGGAGCTTCGGAGGCGTTTCCGCGGAAAGCCTGAATATGTCATCAACTTCATGATGTTCATCGCCGAGGAGATGCGCGAGATCATGGCGCGTCTCGGATTCCGCACCGTGGATGAGATGATCGGCCGTTCCGACTGCCTGAAGGTGAAGGATCATCAGATCACAAAAAGGGCTGAGATGGTCAACCTCTCCTCGATCCTCGCGCCGCAGTACGTGCATGCTCCGGTGCGTCACTTCGAGCCGTCCCAGGTCTACGACTTCCATCTGGAGAAGACGGTGGACGAATCCGTCCTTCTTCCGGCATTCCGTGATGCGTTCGCATCCGGCACACCGAAGGAGGTCTCCATCAAGATCTCCAGCACGAACCGGACCGTCGGGACGATCCTCGGATCCGAGATTACAGAACGGTTCGGTGAATCCCTTCAGGACGACACCTATGTTGTCCGCTGTGAGGGGGGCGGCGGCCAGTCATTCGGCGCTTTCATCCCGAAGGGTCTCACGCTGCGTCTCACGGGTGATGCGAACGACGGGTTCGGAAAAGGCCTCTCAGGCGGTCATCTGATCGTCGTCCCTCCAGCGTCCTCGCCGTTTGAGGCATCGGAAAATATCATCGTCGGAAACGTGGCGCTTTACGGTGCGACGTCCGGCAAGGCGTATGTCTGCGGTGTGGCCGGCGAGCGGTTCTGCGTCCGGAATTCAGGCGCAACGGCTGTGGCAGAAGGCTGCGGCGATCATGGCCTTGAATATATGACGGGCGGGCGCGCGGTAATCCTCGGTATGACGGGCAAGAACTTTGCTGCCGGCATGAGCGGCGGTATTGCGTATGTCTTTGACAGCGATCACAGTCTGTACCGCCGTCTTAACAAGGACATGGTGACGATGAACGCTGTGACCGAGAAGTACGACATCGAGGAGCTTCTGTCGATTCTCAGGGATTATGAGAGCGAGACCGGGTCGAAGCGGGCTGCGGAGATCCTGGCCGATTTCGGCACGTATCTTCCGTTCTTCAAGAAAATCGTTCCGAACGACTACCAGAGGATGCTGACCGTGATCAGCCGCTTCGAGGAGCAGGGCATTTCTCATGAAAATGCAGAACTCGAAGCCTTTGAGGAACTGAACCGATAA
- a CDS encoding glutamate synthase subunit beta has translation MGKPTGFLEYKRVEDTTIPPEERVKGYEEFHTPLEIRERRQQAARCMNCGVPFCQSALKLSGMVTGCPLHNLIPEWNDEIYHGHFRYALSRLLKTSSFPEFTGRVCPALCEKACINGMDGEPVTIHNNELFLIETGFAKGYVKPCPPAVRSGKRVAVVGSGPSGLAVADRLNRRGHSVTVFEREDRIGGLLMYGIPNMKLDKKVVDRRRKLMEDEGVVFRTGVNVDQKMAAELTRDYDAVILCCGAKKARPLAVEGFAETEGVYFAVDFLKSTTQSLLDHDLKAGTFISAKGKDVVIVGGGDTGNDCVGTCLRHGCRSVTQLEMMPEPPEERLPSNPWPEWPKVKKTDYGQQEAIDRFGHDPRIYETTVKELITKNGKLTGVKTVGVKFENRKLVEVPGTERTLKCQLLLVAAGFVGCEDAAADAFGVKRTARGVVETAPDAYRTSADKVFTAGDMHRGQSLVVWAITEGRACAKEVDTFLMGYSNLE, from the coding sequence ATGGGAAAACCGACCGGATTCCTTGAATATAAACGAGTCGAAGATACGACGATCCCGCCGGAGGAGCGGGTGAAGGGGTATGAGGAATTTCATACTCCGCTTGAGATAAGGGAGAGGAGGCAGCAGGCAGCCCGCTGCATGAACTGCGGCGTTCCGTTCTGCCAGTCTGCCCTGAAACTGAGCGGGATGGTGACGGGCTGTCCGCTTCATAATCTGATTCCGGAATGGAACGATGAGATCTATCACGGGCATTTCAGATATGCCCTTTCAAGACTTCTGAAGACCAGCTCGTTCCCGGAGTTCACGGGGCGCGTCTGCCCGGCTCTCTGTGAGAAGGCCTGCATCAACGGAATGGACGGCGAGCCGGTGACGATCCACAATAATGAGCTGTTTCTGATCGAAACCGGATTCGCAAAAGGTTATGTCAAGCCATGCCCGCCTGCTGTTCGCAGTGGCAAGCGCGTGGCTGTGGTCGGCAGCGGACCTTCCGGACTTGCTGTGGCGGACAGGCTGAACCGCCGTGGGCATTCTGTCACGGTCTTCGAGCGGGAGGACCGGATCGGCGGCCTTCTGATGTACGGGATCCCGAATATGAAACTTGACAAGAAAGTTGTCGACCGCCGCAGGAAACTGATGGAGGATGAGGGCGTTGTCTTCCGGACCGGCGTGAACGTGGACCAGAAGATGGCCGCCGAACTTACCCGGGACTATGACGCTGTGATCTTATGCTGCGGCGCGAAGAAGGCAAGACCGCTCGCGGTAGAAGGCTTTGCGGAGACCGAGGGCGTGTATTTCGCCGTCGATTTTCTGAAGTCCACGACGCAGAGTCTTCTGGATCATGATCTGAAGGCCGGCACGTTTATCAGCGCGAAAGGGAAAGACGTGGTGATCGTCGGCGGCGGCGACACGGGCAACGACTGTGTTGGAACCTGCCTCCGCCACGGCTGCCGCTCTGTGACGCAGCTCGAGATGATGCCGGAGCCGCCGGAAGAGAGACTGCCGTCCAACCCCTGGCCGGAGTGGCCGAAGGTCAAGAAGACCGATTACGGCCAGCAGGAGGCAATCGACCGGTTCGGACATGATCCGCGGATCTATGAGACTACGGTGAAGGAACTGATCACGAAGAACGGCAAGCTGACCGGCGTGAAGACGGTCGGCGTGAAGTTCGAGAACCGGAAGCTCGTGGAGGTTCCGGGAACCGAACGGACGCTGAAGTGCCAGCTGCTGCTGGTGGCGGCCGGCTTCGTGGGCTGCGAGGATGCTGCTGCGGATGCCTTCGGCGTGAAGCGGACGGCACGGGGCGTGGTCGAGACGGCGCCCGACGCCTATCGGACCAGCGCGGACAAGGTGTTCACCGCGGGCGATATGCACCGCGGCCAGTCGCTGGTCGTCTGGGCCATCACGGAGGGCCGCGCCTGCGCGAAGGAAGTGGATACCTTCCTGATGGGCTACTCCAATCT